CCTTTTGACATAATGATTTTCCATCTCATCAAAAGATTTCAGAACTGTTAAATCAGTGTAAGACATACTGAGCATGTTtagttcaattaaaaaaatgtgttttatccatgaggaggaatttaagttgttGAGTCTTACAGCATGTGGAGACTCAGCAACTCAGTGTGAACTTTTTGGGGGGTTTCCTTCAATATGTCTTCCAACTTTAACTGTGGACAGAGCTGAGGAAATAAAAGTTGACTTATGATcagaaaaaataagtaaataaaagaaagctcTTGCAGCCAGAAACCTGCATTTGTGCAAACCTGGAAAACTTTGATTAGATTTAACACACGTGTAAGAATCATATCAGGGATAAAGTTTCaattgaaaatgtgtttattttcagaGGTGAAGGATTTTGTCCTGATTGGACATCACACTTGTCCCAAAACCGCCATGAAGGAGATCGATGAACTGTATACTGTCGTCAAAGGAATTTACAAGAAGTGGAAAACTGATGTAGGTTAATTACCATTATCTAgtcataagtttttttttttttttttgcctgcacATCAGCCAGAGGTCTTCAGCatgagttcatgtttgtgtgtctctttCACTCATGATTTATGATTAACTTCATCCTTTTGTACTTCCCTTTTTCTTGCTTTCATTCACACCAGAATGTAATGATCTTAGGAGACCTGAATGCCGGCTGCAGCTACATCACCATTAAGGGCTGGAAGGCTGTGCGCTTGAGAAGTGACCCCAAATTTCGCTGGCTAATTGGAGATGAGCAAGATACCACTGTGCGGGAGAAGACGCACTGTGCCTATGACAGGTAAGAGGCTGCTGGGAACTGAATTACACAAGTGTAATTTCCAACACACTTGGCACCTGTTATGATAAATtgggttttttgtttagttgtttttatttaaaagaaaaatcaatcatGTTAGAAGAGATTTTATCTCAAAATGGGTTTTTTACTTACTATAAACAGGATCATTGTGCATGGTCAAGAGATTACTTCCAGCATAGTGCCAGGATCAGCTACACCATTCAACTTTAAAGAGGATTTCCATCTCACAGAGGCACAGGTAAACCTGAAAAAATAGAATCTGACTTTATATTAGCTTTATATGCAACATAATAATTTTGTTCATATCAATTCAGGCACTGGAGGTGAGTGACCATTTTCCTGTAGAAGTCGACCTAAAACCCAACCACCGCTACCTCCTCCGCCATGAACTGTAGAAGACTGCCAACCACCCCTCAGGctatttttaagtttaaactgtagttttattgagttttaaaataataaattaataaaatgaagttttgttgatgtgttcaaagttttgttttagttttcttaaGAATGACTTTTCATCAGAGTTACCCATCTCAGTCACGCTGATAAAAACTTGTTTCAGCATAAAGGAACTTTGTGTTCAGCTGCTGGAGTTTATAAAGCGTATCGGAAACCAAAACCACATCAAAACTGACATCATTTCATGAGCTCATGAAGGTGCGCTCCTGCGACAATAGAAAACACAATATATTAATTTTGTGATTGCACTTTttggagaaaaaagaggaatttTCTCTCAACTTCACCTCTTATGGTAGGTTCCCATCATGTAAAGAGTAACTATCATTTGCTTA
This region of Melanotaenia boesemani isolate fMelBoe1 chromosome 13, fMelBoe1.pri, whole genome shotgun sequence genomic DNA includes:
- the dnase1l1l gene encoding deoxyribonuclease I-like 1-like, with product MRTAWLLLVVGMCMLSVTSSLKICAFNVQSFGESKANNRRVMGIILKILSRCDLCLIQEVRDSKGEVIQALVKDLNRFDKSNSYSYVESERLGKKSYKEQYVYIYRNNVLKVKEHFQYPKPDEDGKNETDVFSREPFIIHFYSPTTQVKDFVLIGHHTCPKTAMKEIDELYTVVKGIYKKWKTDNVMILGDLNAGCSYITIKGWKAVRLRSDPKFRWLIGDEQDTTVREKTHCAYDRIIVHGQEITSSIVPGSATPFNFKEDFHLTEAQALEVSDHFPVEVDLKPNHRYLLRHEL